Proteins from one Bradyrhizobium amphicarpaeae genomic window:
- a CDS encoding VOC family protein, whose amino-acid sequence MPVVTWDHVHLRSPDPEATAAWLRDILGGEIVGAPGRLEVNLGGARIFIAPLEGDNAVNPPPPHPHQGLDHFGLAVKDIDAVAAEIKAKGVTFTREPTTIRPGVRICFIRGPEGISIELLERDKKYT is encoded by the coding sequence ATGCCAGTCGTCACTTGGGATCACGTCCATCTGCGCAGCCCCGATCCGGAGGCCACGGCGGCCTGGCTGCGGGACATCCTCGGTGGCGAGATCGTTGGTGCGCCGGGGCGGCTTGAGGTGAACCTTGGCGGTGCCAGGATCTTCATCGCGCCGCTCGAGGGCGACAACGCCGTCAACCCGCCGCCTCCGCACCCGCATCAGGGCCTCGACCATTTCGGCCTGGCGGTGAAGGACATCGACGCCGTCGCCGCCGAGATCAAGGCGAAGGGGGTCACGTTCACGCGCGAGCCGACCACCATCCGGCCCGGCGTGCGCATCTGCTTCATCCGCGGCCCCGAAGGCATCTCCATCGAGCTGCTCGAGCGCGACAAGAAATATACCTGA
- a CDS encoding GrlR family regulatory protein produces MKNGLYSIHVTLLDGRAGKGSGVILFRDGKILGGDAYLYYTGSYVVKDNNTFKGEVLVQRHTSPRGDDNPLFGGPAPVGIGVSGTFTETRGEMTGTALVGKASQIFGATLHKLADAD; encoded by the coding sequence ATGAAAAACGGTCTCTATTCGATTCACGTGACCCTGCTCGATGGTCGAGCCGGCAAGGGCAGCGGCGTGATTCTTTTCCGCGACGGCAAGATCCTCGGCGGCGATGCCTACCTCTATTACACCGGCAGCTACGTGGTGAAGGACAACAACACCTTCAAAGGCGAGGTGCTGGTGCAACGACACACCTCCCCGCGAGGCGACGACAATCCGCTGTTCGGCGGCCCCGCCCCGGTCGGCATCGGCGTCAGTGGCACCTTTACGGAGACGCGCGGCGAGATGACAGGCACGGCACTGGTCGGCAAGGCAAGCCAGATCTTCGGCGCAACTCTGCACAAGCTCGCTGACGCCGATTAG